The Thomasclavelia ramosa DSM 1402 genome includes a region encoding these proteins:
- a CDS encoding Gfo/Idh/MocA family protein — protein MKLGIIGSGMIVYDLLTFIDIIDEIELTAILGRKESQEKIETLINKHHIKKAYYDYDELLNDDEIDTIYVALPNHLHYEYTKKALLHNKHVICEKPFTSNVNELDELIALAKQQNCLLFEAITNQYLPTFKEIKEKISEIGKISIISSNYSQYSSRYNAFKRGEILPAFDVNKSGGALMDLNVYNIHFVVGLFGAPNKVEYFANIEKGIDTSGVAILEYPTFKAICIGAKDCGAPIISTIQGDQGCVKIDGPTSVLTDVQILRNGRDSEILPTGNYHRMYSEFKVFAECIDNNDFTTCNKMLEHSRIVMDVLTKARQSANIIFGCERDTK, from the coding sequence ATGAAACTTGGAATTATCGGTAGCGGAATGATCGTCTACGATTTATTAACATTCATTGATATTATTGATGAAATAGAACTAACGGCAATATTAGGGAGAAAAGAATCTCAAGAAAAAATTGAAACACTTATAAATAAACATCATATAAAAAAAGCATACTATGATTATGATGAATTGTTAAATGATGATGAAATAGATACTATTTATGTAGCTTTACCAAATCATCTCCATTACGAATATACAAAAAAAGCCTTATTGCATAATAAACATGTTATTTGTGAAAAACCATTTACTTCAAATGTCAATGAATTAGATGAATTAATTGCTTTAGCTAAACAACAAAATTGTCTTTTATTTGAAGCAATTACAAACCAGTATCTTCCAACTTTTAAAGAAATAAAAGAAAAAATATCTGAGATTGGGAAAATCAGTATTATTTCATCTAATTATTCCCAATATTCTTCACGTTATAACGCTTTTAAACGTGGTGAAATATTACCAGCATTTGATGTCAATAAATCTGGTGGGGCTTTAATGGACTTAAATGTATATAATATTCATTTTGTTGTTGGTTTATTTGGTGCCCCTAATAAAGTAGAATATTTTGCTAATATTGAAAAAGGAATTGATACTTCAGGAGTTGCTATCTTGGAATATCCAACATTTAAAGCAATCTGTATTGGTGCTAAAGATTGTGGTGCTCCAATCATTTCTACAATTCAAGGTGACCAAGGTTGTGTAAAAATTGATGGTCCTACCAGTGTTCTAACTGATGTGCAAATTTTAAGAAATGGCCGAGATAGTGAGATTCTACCAACTGGTAACTATCATCGAATGTATAGCGAATTTAAAGTTTTTGCGGAATGTATTGATAATAATGACTTTACTACATGTAATAAAATGCTTGAACATTCACGAATCGTCATGGATGTTTTAACTAAAGCACGCCAAAGTGCAAATATTATTTTTGGTTGCGAACGGGATACAAAATAA
- a CDS encoding GGDEF domain-containing protein, with amino-acid sequence MQKIFRKYIIIIMSISLASVLLINFFLSTDSLQARTLETFNLKINQVIQTIENNRTELVSLKSSLDEDYLTRAKAFAYVIEKNPNIIESVTELQNLATLLDVDELHVSDSEGLIAYSSVPKYVGLDFHNGEQMRGFLPILESDDPDEYVIQDAQPNTAEGKIMKYVGVARKDKKGLVQVGLEPTRLLEAQQRNTYSYIFSRFPTNEGEQLFAINKTTNELIASTNDLDDKEASYYTYDNLKDCQSGTFKDIGNKTENFFVTREYDNILIGATVPKDILYKNRSSDLLLIGAYLIAIEIVIVVSINVILNKKVLKGIHSVLNDLNRIKNGDLNTVVKADDNQELIDLSSGINSMVNSVVNSADRISKIISIIDIPLAAFEYQNDTKQLFATARLKELLHLSDEEANQMYLDPKQLLKKLQIIISNPIESESDVYCLEKDTFIKIRLVKDENGFYGTVNDVSSDILKKKQIQYEKDHDHLTGLLLYPSFKREVTLVINNNNYNHLYAAVMVDLDSFKHINDTYGHDFGDHYLKRLTYALNKLSKSNCLIARRSGDEFCLFIYNYQDKNTIINQLNKLWSYFKEELIELPDHSYQSIKVSGGFVCSSGPNNTIEELMKKSDKALYEAKNHYKGHFIEYKGK; translated from the coding sequence ATGCAGAAGATATTTAGGAAATACATTATCATAATCATGTCTATTTCATTAGCCTCTGTTCTTTTAATAAATTTTTTCTTATCAACTGATTCTTTACAAGCCCGAACTTTAGAAACATTTAATTTAAAAATTAATCAAGTAATTCAAACAATTGAAAATAATCGTACCGAATTAGTATCTTTGAAATCTAGTCTTGATGAAGATTATTTAACTAGAGCAAAAGCATTTGCTTATGTTATTGAAAAAAATCCTAATATCATTGAAAGTGTCACTGAACTTCAAAATTTAGCTACACTACTTGATGTAGATGAATTACATGTAAGTGATAGTGAGGGTTTAATTGCTTACTCATCAGTTCCTAAATATGTTGGTTTGGATTTTCATAATGGTGAACAAATGCGTGGTTTTTTACCAATTTTAGAAAGCGATGACCCTGATGAATATGTTATTCAAGATGCTCAGCCTAATACTGCTGAAGGTAAAATTATGAAATATGTTGGAGTGGCTCGTAAAGACAAAAAAGGATTAGTACAAGTCGGTCTTGAACCAACACGACTTTTAGAAGCACAACAAAGGAATACATATTCCTATATATTTTCTAGATTTCCCACAAATGAAGGTGAGCAGCTTTTTGCAATCAATAAAACAACCAACGAATTGATTGCCAGCACTAATGATTTAGACGACAAAGAAGCAAGTTACTATACTTATGATAATTTAAAAGATTGTCAATCTGGTACTTTTAAAGATATTGGAAACAAAACTGAAAATTTTTTTGTAACTAGAGAATATGATAATATTTTAATTGGAGCAACTGTTCCAAAAGATATTTTATATAAAAATCGTTCAAGTGATTTATTATTAATTGGTGCTTATTTAATTGCAATCGAAATCGTTATCGTTGTGTCAATCAATGTTATATTAAACAAAAAAGTATTAAAAGGAATTCATAGTGTCCTCAATGATTTAAATAGAATAAAAAATGGCGATTTAAATACTGTCGTAAAAGCTGATGATAATCAAGAATTGATAGATTTAAGCTCTGGAATCAACAGTATGGTTAATAGTGTTGTCAACTCCGCTGATCGAATATCAAAAATTATCTCCATTATCGATATCCCACTAGCAGCATTTGAATATCAAAATGATACGAAACAACTTTTTGCCACTGCAAGATTGAAAGAACTGCTCCATTTAAGTGATGAAGAAGCAAATCAAATGTATCTTGATCCAAAACAACTATTAAAAAAACTACAAATAATTATTAGCAATCCAATTGAAAGTGAGAGTGATGTTTATTGTCTTGAAAAAGATACTTTTATAAAAATCCGACTTGTGAAAGATGAAAATGGTTTCTATGGAACTGTTAATGATGTTTCTTCTGATATTTTAAAGAAAAAACAAATTCAGTACGAAAAAGATCATGATCATTTAACTGGACTATTACTATACCCATCATTCAAAAGAGAAGTAACTTTAGTCATTAATAACAATAATTATAATCATTTATATGCAGCTGTAATGGTTGATTTAGATTCATTTAAACATATAAATGATACTTATGGTCATGATTTTGGTGATCATTATTTGAAACGTTTGACCTACGCATTAAATAAGCTTTCTAAATCAAATTGTTTAATCGCACGACGATCTGGTGATGAATTTTGTCTCTTTATTTATAATTATCAAGATAAAAATACTATAATAAATCAATTAAATAAATTATGGTCTTATTTTAAAGAAGAATTAATTGAACTTCCTGATCATTCATATCAATCAATAAAAGTATCTGGAGGCTTTGTATGTAGCAGTGGTCCAAATAATACTATCGAAGAATTAATGAAGAAATCTGATAAAGCTCTGTATGAAGCAAAAAACCACTATAAAGGTCATTTTATTGAATATAAAGGAAAATAG